The Arcobacter porcinus sequence ACATCTATCTATATCGGATAAAAAAGGTGATAGTGCAATTATTGAGTATATAGATGGAAAACAGCTAATTCATCATAATATAAAATATCAAGTTATGACAAACTCTCCAACATTTGATAAACAATTAGCTCTTAATACATATTGGCAACAAATTGGTGGAACAACAATGCTTCCAGGGACAAATAGAGCTTCAGATCGTTTTGCAAGAGCATCATTTTATATAAATGCAATTCCTAAAGATTCAAATAAACAGCATACTTTGGCAAGTATTTTTAGTGTGATTAGAAATGTATCTGTCCCCTTTTGGATTAAACACAGAAGAGGAACCAAATATATCTTCAACAAGATGGAGAACAGTTTTCGACCATAAAAGAGGATTGTACTTTTTTGAATCAGCAGTCTCTCCAAATATATTTTGGGTAGATATTGAAGCGATTGATTTCAAAAAAACAGATATAAGAAAATTAGATTTGGGTGAAAACCAAGAGAATATATTCTCAGGAGATGTAACTTCTCACTTTAAACAAGAGAAAGCATTTGAGTTTTTAGGAGCAAAATAGTTTTTTCTAGAGATAAAGAGGGACCGTTCATAATTTTGTGTCAATTAGGTAAAATAAAAAATACCAAAGGACACAAAGATGAAAATAGAAATAGATGTAGAGCAATTTGCTAAAGATATAAAAGCTGGTAAAAGTATCGGTGGAGCAAATGGTGCTCTAGGCTCTTTAATCAAACAATTAACAGAAGCTGCACTTGCAGCTGAGATAGATTCACATCTTGCTCAAGATTTGAGTAATAATAGAAAAAATGGATATAGCTCAAAGACTATGAAAAGTGATCATGGAACATTCGAACTAGATGTTCCAAGAGATAGAAATGGTAACTTTGAACCAGAAATTGTAAAGAAAAATCAAACAACCATGACAAGTGAAATTGAAGATAAAATATTATCTTTGTTTGCACTAGGTAATAGCTATTCACAAATAGCAAAACATATAGAGGATTTTTATTGTGTAGGCTTCTCAAAAGCTACAATAAGTGCTGTAACAGATAAAATAATACCAATGCTTAATGATTGGAAAACAAGACCTCTAGAATCAGTATATCCATTTGTGTTTCTTGATGCAATTCATTATAAAGTAAAAGAAGATGGGAAATATATCGCTAAAGCTTTTTATACAGTTTTAGGAGTTAGAGTTGATGGTAAAAAAGAGGTATTAGGACTTTACTTGAATGAAAGTGAAGGAGCAAAGTTCTGGTTACAAGTTTTAACTGATTTACAAAATAGAGGTGTTAAAGATATTCTTATTGCTTCTGTTGATGGTTTAAAAGGATTTCCAGAAGCTATAAATTCTGTATTTCCAAATACCGAAGTACAACTTTGTATAGTTCATCAAATTAGGAATTCAATTAAATATGTTGGATCTATAAACCAAAAACAATTTGCACAAGAGTTAAAATCTGTATATCAAGCTTTTACAAAAGATGAAGCATTATATGAACTTGATAAACTTGAAGAAAAATGGGGTAAAAAATACCCTATAGTATTTCAATCCTGGAGAAATAAATGGGAAAATTTAACAGTTTATTTCCAATATCCTGAAGATATAAGAAGAGTAATTTATACTACAAATATTATTGAATCAGTACATAGACAATTTAGAACTTTAACTAAGACTAAGGGGGCTTTTCCAAATGATGATAGCTTACTAAAACTACTATTTATGGGTATAAAAAATGCTCAAGAAAAATGGACAATGCCAATTAGAAATTGGAGTTTAACTTTGTCTCAACTAGCCATCCACTTTGAAGGACGGCTTGATGATAGTTTAAATTTATGATAGAATTTTAGGACTTATCTGATGATGACACAGAATATTGAACACTACCGATAAAGATTTAGATTTTTATCTCTAAACCTTTTTTCTCTTCAAGTCCAAGCATAATATTCATACATTGAACAGCAGCACCACTTGCACCTTTACCAAGATTATCTAATCTTGAAATTACTACTAAATCAGTTTTATTATCATAAACTGAGATTTCTAAAGAGTTTGTATTATTACAAGACATTGGATTTAATAAACCATTTTCTAAATAGTTATCATTATCTTCAATAGTTCTTATAAATAATTCATTGTTGTAATATCTTTTATAGATATTAAGTAATTCTTTACGGCTTAATTGTTTTTTCATTTTTGATTTTTCAATATAAGAAATTACTAGCATTCCTTGTTTAAAATTTCCAACACTTGGAGTAAAAATAGGAGCTTTATCTGTTTTAAGAACATATTTCATCTCTGGAAGATGTTTATGATTTAAACTTAAAGCATAAGGTCTTTGACCACCAATTGTATCAAAGTTTCCATTTTCATAATCATTTATCATAGAAGTTCCACCACCACTATAACCTGTAATTGAGTGACAAATTAGTTTAAACCCTTTACCTAATATTTTATTTTTAAAAAGAGGTTTCATAGCTACTATTAAACCACTTGCATGACAACCTGGTACACAAACTCTTTTTGAGTTTTTTATTTTATCTCTTTGCTTACTTGTAAGTTCAGGTATTCCATAAACCCAAGATGGATTGGTTCTAAAAGCTGTACTTGCATCAATTACTTTTACATTTTCATTTGTAATTAAACTTACAGACTCTTTTGATGCAACATCAGGAAGACATAAAAATACTAAATCAGCACTATTTAAAAGCTCTTTCCTTTTATCTATATCTTTTTTATCTTTTTCATCTATTGTAAGAAGTTCCAACTCTTCTCTATCTTTTAACATATCATGGATTTTTAAACCTGTTGTTCCATGTTGCCCATCCACAAATATTTTGAATTTCATTTTTTGCCTTAAATATAATATAATTTTTTAGAATTTTATCCAAAACTATCTTTTTTTGAACTTTTTATTTACTCCACCACATTCTTAAGTATAGACCAAAAGTTGATGTATATCCAACTTCACTAAATTTTAGATTTTTTTTATCATCATATATGAAAGTTGTTGGAAAAGCATTTACTTTAAAATGATTTGATAAATCTCCATCTTCATCATTTACAACTTTAAAAGAGAGATTGTTTTTTTCTAAATAATCTTTAATCTCTTCATTACTTCCTGATTGACTTGCTATTGTAATAACTTCAAAATCTTTAGAGATTTTTTCAATATTTTGTTCCTCAAGAGCACAAATAGGGCACCAAGTTGCCCAAAAATGTATCATAAGAGGTTTATTGGATTTAGCTTCATAAATTGAGCCATCAATTAAACTAAAACTATTTAAATCTAAACTACTATTATTTAAATCTTGAGATTTAAAATAACTAACTATATTCAATACTAAAATAAAAATAATTGAGTATTTTAGAAGCTCTTTTATAATTTTTTTTAATTTATTACTCATAAATTTCCTTTATAATTTTCTAATCTTAACATTTTAAGTTAAACTAACTCTTTTTAATATATGATTTTTAAAATATATCAATATTTAGGATAAATATGTTTGATTTTATAATAAAAATATTCTCTAAAAAGAAACAAAAGATAAAAAGAGAGAAAACTTTTGTTTGTAAACATTGTAAACTTACTTGTAATAATTGTACCTCTATGTTTTGTTACTCTTGTCATTCAAATATTAATAATCCTTGTCCAAAATGTGGTAAAACCAATCAAATGGAAGTAAAAGAGAGAATTAATACAAATGAATATTTAGTTCCTACAAAAAGAAACTAAGAAAAACTTAGTTTCTAATCAAAGAAAGTTTTGTAAATAGTTACAATTAAAACTAAAAGATTAAGAATTAAAACAAAATTTTTATAAGAAGTAGATTTCGTTTTCTCTTTTATTTTTATACCAAAATATACTCCAATAAGTGAACCAACTCCAATAATTAAACCTTCATAAAAAAGCATATTCCCAAATAAAGATGTAGAAATAAAACCACCAAAAGATGAGAATATTACAAAAAATAGACCAAGTGCAGTTGCTACTTTTAAATCATACTTTAAAAATCCAACTAAAATAGGAAGTAAGATTAAAGAGCCACCAATTCCTATACTCATAGCAAATATTCCTACAAGATAACCTATGAAGATTAAAGTAATAACACTCTTTCTTGGAGCTACAATTTGTGTTGAAGCTGGAGCTTTAAAAAGTGTATAAATTGTATATAATAAAACTGCTATAAAAAGATATTGAAGATAAATATCAGGAACTTTTGGTAGAAAATAACCACTAGTAAGCCCACCAAAACTTGATCCAATTCCTAAAATAATACCATCTCTTAAAAAGTTTTTAATTTTTTGGAAGTTTAAATAAGATCCATAAATTGAAGAAAAAACCATTTGCATAATTGATATTGATACAGCTTCCTTCATTCCATAATTTGCAAGAAGAAGTAGGGGAATTAAAATACTTCCCCCTCCAATTCCAAAAAAACCAGATGAAAAACCAGTAACTAAACCAAAAATAATTAGATTAATATCCATATTCTTACTTCTTAATAGTATTTAAAGCTTCTAAAAAGTCGTCATATTCTTTTTCCAAAGCTTCATTTTTTTCAGCTAAAGTACAATTTGGCTCTTTTTTTATAGAGTGTTCAAGATTTGAAATTCTATTGATTAGATATCTAAACATCTCTTTACTAACATCAGGTAGTTCATTGTGTGCTAATTTATCTTTTCTTTGATCTTTTTTAATAATTCTTGCAGGAACTCCAACAGCAGTTGAATTTTCAGGAACATCAACTACAACAACAGAGTTTGCTCCAATTTTAGAGTTTGCTCCAATAGTAATATCACCTAAAATTTTTGCTCCACTTCCTAAAACAACATTTGATTTGATTGTTGGATGTCTTTTCCCTTTGTTTAGACTCACTCCTCCCAAAGTTACGCCTTGATAAATTAATACATCATCTTCAACAATAGCAGTTGCTCCAATTACAACTCCAATTGCGTGATCTATAAAAACTCTTCTTCCTATTGTACAAGCTGGATGAATATCTGTTTTTGTTAAAAAAGTTGATATTCCAGAGATTGCACGAGCAATTTTTTTAAAACCTTTTTTATAAAGTCTGTTTGCAACTCTATAATTTATAATTGCCCAAACACCTGGGTAATTAAAAAATAGCTCAAAGTTTGAATCAAGAACAGGATCATTTAATTTTGGTACAGAAAAATCCTCTTTGATTAGTTTCCATAAAGATAGTTCTTTATTATTTTCACTCGTCATAATAACTCCAGATTGTTTTTAAATAGCTATTGTCATTTAAATATTTTTTTACTATTTCATATGTTTCAAAAGGTAAACTTCTACTTAAAATTGTTTGTATCTCTTGTGTATCATAATCTATATCATCTAAAATATCTATAATCTTTTGTGATTCAAGTAGTTTCTCTAAAATCACCTCTTCATCTTTAAATACAATATTTATCTCTGTTGGATGAGAAAAAAGGTTGTGCTTCATTCCTAATGTATCTTGATAAGCTCCAACATTAAAGAATGCTAAAAAATAATCCTCTTTATTTAGATTTACATCATGTAAATATAAAGGTTTTTGCATATCAAAAGGAATTTCTCCATCACTATCACAAGTAATATCCCATAAAGATGCTCTTCTAGTTGGTTTCTTATCCAAATGAGTTATTGGCATAATAGGAAACTCTTGATTTATTCCCCAATAGTCTGGTAATGATTGGAATAAAGAGAAGTTAAGAAGATATTTTTCTTGAATATTTTTATCAAATCTTTTTAACTCTTCATAATCTTCAATTTCTAGTAATGAAGTAGCTTTTTTTATAATTTGATGAGTTAAAATTTCAGCATTTGATCTATCTTGTAAATCTATATAACCTAAATCAAAAAGAGTTAAAAGAGATTCAAGGTGATCTATACTATCGTGCATAAACTCATAAGCTTTTTTCTTTGTCATATCTTTAAATAGTTCATAAAGTTCTTGAATTAAAGGTGGATTTACCTCTTTTAATTTTAGATGATCTAACTCATATTCAGCTGAAAATAGTTCTAAAACAGGAGCTATTAAAACAGTTGAAGCAGCACTTATAAATCTTCCAGATTCTGTAAAAATATTTGGTTCTTCAACACCTTTTTGTCTTGCAATCTCTTTTAATGTAAAAACGACATCACTTGCAAACTCATTTAATGAGTAGAAAATTGTTCTTTCATAAGCACTATATTCTACACTTAAACCACCACCAATATTTATAGAACTTAGGTTCTTTGCACCTAAATTTTTAAGTTCAGCATAAATATGTCCAGATTCTCTAAGTGCTTTTTTTAATGGTTTAATTGTATTCATAGCCGAACCAATATGGAAATGAATCATAGTAAGAAGATCTTCTAATTTATTAGCTTTCATTAGCTCATATGCTTCTAGTATTTCAGTTGATGTAAGACCAAATTTTGAGTCAATTCCACCACTTTTTGCCCAAACACCACTTCCTCCACTATGAAGTCTAACTCTAATTCCTACATTTGGTGCTTCAAGTTTTGTTTCATTAAATACTTCAATTATCATTTCAAGTTCATTTAAACCTTCTATAATAACTGTAATATCATGTCCCATACTTTTTGCAATAAAACAAAGATGAATCATCTCTTTATCTTTAAAACCATTTACTGTAATTGGGCTTCCCATATTGTTGTAAGTCATAGCAAGAATTAGTTCAGCTTTACTTCCAGCTTCAAGACCATAATTATACTTTTTACCAGCTGCTATTAATGGATGAATAAAGTTTGGTAGTTGATTTACTTTTAAAGGAAAAACAGCATTGAAACTTCCCTTATAATCATACTCTTTAATACTTGATTGAAATGCATTAAATAGAGTTTTAATCTGTTTCTTTGTGATATGAGGGAATCTTAAAAGTAAAGGACCTTTAAAACCTTGTTTTCTAATATCTTTAGTTATAGAGATTAAAGAAGGATAAGGTTTGTAATTTACTTTTACAAGACCATCTTCAACAAAGAAATTATCATTTCCCCAAATATCAATTCCATATTTACTTTTCATATTTAAAATTCCTCTATATTAATATTTTTTTCTTCTTTTGTTTCTATATTCTTTACAAAAACTTGATTATTTTTTAACTCATTTTCTCCAATAAGTGCAACAATATTACATCCTTGCTTCTCTGCATTTGCAAAATGTTTAGCAAAAGCTCTTGGATTATAATCAAAATAAGTTTTACACTCTTTTCTTTTTTTATTTACAAGTTTAAAAGCACTATTTAAAGAGTTTTCATCTAAAACTCCAATATAAATAGAGTCATCTTTTTCTTCTTTTTTTACAATTAGTTCTAAAAGTCTTTCTATTCCAATAGCAAAACCAATTCCAGCAGTGCTTCTTCCACCTAAATATTCAACCAACCTATCATATCTTCCACCACCAGCTATTGCACTTTGAGCACCAATTTCAGTGCTAATAAACTCAAAAGCTGTTTTATTATAATAATCAAGACCTCTTACAAGATTTGAATCAATTTCATAAGAGATATTGTTAAAACTCAAAATCTCTTTTAATTTTTTAAAATCATTATTGCAAGAATTACAAAGATTATCTGTAATTTTTGGAGAGTTCTTTAGTAAAGATTGACATTTTTCATTTTTACAATCTAAAACTCTAATAGGATTTGTCAATATTCTTCTAGTACAATCTTCGCAAAGCTCTTCTTGAAAACTTGTAAGCTCTTTAACTAAATTTTCTTTATATTTTGGCATACAATCATTACATCCAAGAGAGTTTAGTTTTAGTGTAAAGTTTATTTCAAAGAAATCCAAAATATCTTTTATAAGCATTATAATATTTGCATCTTCATAAACATTATCTATTCCAAAAACTTCACAACCAAATTGGTGAAACTCTCTTAATCTTCCTTTTTGAGGTCTTTCATATCTAAACATAGGTCCAAAGTAGTACCATTTATAAGTTCCACCAGCACGATCAAGCTTTTTTTCTACAAAATGTCTTACAACTCCAGCTGTTCCTTCAGGTCTTAAGCAAACATCATTTTGACCTTTATCTATAAATTGATACATCTCTTTATTTACAATATCACTACTCTCTCCAACACTTCTTCTAAAAAGTGCAGTCTCTTCTAAAAGTGGAGTTTCAATATATGAAAAACCATATTTTTGTGCTATTTTTGAAGCATTTTCAATAAAATATGTAAATAATTTACTCTCATCATTTACAATATCTTTCATTCCTCTTAGGCTTTGAATTGTTTTAGTCATTTATAAAATCCTCAATTTTTTGTGCAATATTCTCTATAGAATCACTTGCATCTATAAAAATATAATCTATTTTTAGTTTTAAAATAGTCTGTTTTAATCTATCTTGAATAGACAAAAGATAATCACTTCCTCTTTTTTCTATACTATCATTCTCTTTTTTGCTTAATCTTTTTTCTAACTCATTTTTAGTAAGTTCAAGCAAAATTACTTTATTTGGAAAATTATTTGAAGTAGCAAAACGATTAAGTTCGATTAGTTTTTCCATATCTTCATTTAAAGCATAAGCAATTCCAGATATAAAAGAACGATCACTTATTATTAGATTATCTTTATTTTTTAAAATAATCTCTTCTGTATGTTCAGCTCTATCAGCTAAAAACATAAACATCTCTGCTTTGCTACTTTGTGCTTCTCCACTTAAAATCATCTCTCTTAGTTTTATCCCAAGTTTTGTTCCACCTGGTTCTTTTGTAAAAACTGCTTCTTTAAATTTTGATTTTAAAATTTCAAGTTGAGTTGATTTTCCAGCTGTATCAATACCTTCAAGAACTACATACATTCTATAACCTCTTTTGGTACAAGATGGTCAAATTTACCTTCAAATCTTATTATTTCTCTAACTATTGTAGAACTCACAAAAGCATGTTCTAAAGTTGGCATTAAATAAACTGTTTCAAGATTTTTGTTCAGTGAAGAGTTTGCATATCCCATTTGAAGTTCAAATTCAAAATCACTAACAGCTCTAAGACCTCTTATAATTGTATTGATTTTTAAATCTTTTGCTAAATCCACAAGTAAAGTATCAAAACCAATTACTTTTACATTTTCCATATTTCTTGTAGCTGCTTTTACAAACTCTACTCTTTTATCATGATCATACATAGGTTTTTTTAATTCACTTTTAGCAACACTTATAATAACTTCCTCAAATATATTTGAGGCCCTTTTTATAATATCTAAATGACCAATAGTAATTGGATCAAAAGTACCACTATAAATTGCTTTTTTATACGAACCTGAATAGTTGTAAATATCTTTTTGCACTACTATTTCCACCTTTTGTATAAGTTATTTTCAATCTTTAATAGATCCATCCATTTTCCTATTAGGAAATTTTCCATATCTTCTAATTTTTGTTGAGAGCTATAATATCCCAAAATTGGAGGAGCTATTGTAACTCCAAGTTTTGAAAGTTTTAGCATATTTTCTAAAGATATAGAGTTAAAAGGAAGCTCTCTAGGAGATAAAACTATCTCTCTATTCTCTTTTAACATTACAGAAAATGCTCTTGTTATTAAACTATCAGCAATTCCAACCGCACACTTTGCTAAAGTATTTTGGCTACAAGGAAGAATAATCATCTTATCAACCTTAAAAGAACCAGAAGCAATACTCGCACCAATATTTTTATCTTTAAAAATAGTAATGTTTTCTCTATTTTTAAACATATCTTTTATCTTTATTCCATTTTCAAGTTTTAAAGCTTTTTTTGAGCTTTTTGAAAAGACTAAAAATAGCTCAATATCTTTTGGAATTTGATTAATAAATTTTAAAGCTAAAGAAGCTCCACTAGCTCCACTAACTGCAACTGTTAATTTCAAAAAAATCCTTAGTTAATCATTATTTATAAAAGCTTCAATAATATCCTAAAAAAACTTTAAAATATATTTTTATTGTTTTTTTGTATAAGCATTTGTTAATTTATTATTAAATAACATTTTGTATAAATTTAATAGTTTAAAACTATTACAATAAAGGAAAAATATGTCAAAAGTTTTTACCTATATACGAGGTAGTGAAGCTCAACAAGATTATGCACAAAATCAAAAAAAATCTATTGAAAATTACATTTTAAAAAAGAGAATAGAAGTTTATAAAGAGATAGTAATTGAGATAAATAGACCACAAGAAGAGAGAAATCTTTTAAAACTTATAGAAAATTGTGAAAAAAATTCAACACTTATTGTTGCAAATTTAAATG is a genomic window containing:
- the hisS gene encoding histidine--tRNA ligase — protein: MTKTIQSLRGMKDIVNDESKLFTYFIENASKIAQKYGFSYIETPLLEETALFRRSVGESSDIVNKEMYQFIDKGQNDVCLRPEGTAGVVRHFVEKKLDRAGGTYKWYYFGPMFRYERPQKGRLREFHQFGCEVFGIDNVYEDANIIMLIKDILDFFEINFTLKLNSLGCNDCMPKYKENLVKELTSFQEELCEDCTRRILTNPIRVLDCKNEKCQSLLKNSPKITDNLCNSCNNDFKKLKEILSFNNISYEIDSNLVRGLDYYNKTAFEFISTEIGAQSAIAGGGRYDRLVEYLGGRSTAGIGFAIGIERLLELIVKKEEKDDSIYIGVLDENSLNSAFKLVNKKRKECKTYFDYNPRAFAKHFANAEKQGCNIVALIGENELKNNQVFVKNIETKEEKNINIEEF
- the cysE gene encoding serine O-acetyltransferase, with the translated sequence MTSENNKELSLWKLIKEDFSVPKLNDPVLDSNFELFFNYPGVWAIINYRVANRLYKKGFKKIARAISGISTFLTKTDIHPACTIGRRVFIDHAIGVVIGATAIVEDDVLIYQGVTLGGVSLNKGKRHPTIKSNVVLGSGAKILGDITIGANSKIGANSVVVVDVPENSTAVGVPARIIKKDQRKDKLAHNELPDVSKEMFRYLINRISNLEHSIKKEPNCTLAEKNEALEKEYDDFLEALNTIKK
- a CDS encoding UbiX family flavin prenyltransferase, whose translation is MKLTVAVSGASGASLALKFINQIPKDIELFLVFSKSSKKALKLENGIKIKDMFKNRENITIFKDKNIGASIASGSFKVDKMIILPCSQNTLAKCAVGIADSLITRAFSVMLKENREIVLSPRELPFNSISLENMLKLSKLGVTIAPPILGYYSSQQKLEDMENFLIGKWMDLLKIENNLYKRWK
- the speA gene encoding biosynthetic arginine decarboxylase, which encodes MKSKYGIDIWGNDNFFVEDGLVKVNYKPYPSLISITKDIRKQGFKGPLLLRFPHITKKQIKTLFNAFQSSIKEYDYKGSFNAVFPLKVNQLPNFIHPLIAAGKKYNYGLEAGSKAELILAMTYNNMGSPITVNGFKDKEMIHLCFIAKSMGHDITVIIEGLNELEMIIEVFNETKLEAPNVGIRVRLHSGGSGVWAKSGGIDSKFGLTSTEILEAYELMKANKLEDLLTMIHFHIGSAMNTIKPLKKALRESGHIYAELKNLGAKNLSSINIGGGLSVEYSAYERTIFYSLNEFASDVVFTLKEIARQKGVEEPNIFTESGRFISAASTVLIAPVLELFSAEYELDHLKLKEVNPPLIQELYELFKDMTKKKAYEFMHDSIDHLESLLTLFDLGYIDLQDRSNAEILTHQIIKKATSLLEIEDYEELKRFDKNIQEKYLLNFSLFQSLPDYWGINQEFPIMPITHLDKKPTRRASLWDITCDSDGEIPFDMQKPLYLHDVNLNKEDYFLAFFNVGAYQDTLGMKHNLFSHPTEINIVFKDEEVILEKLLESQKIIDILDDIDYDTQEIQTILSRSLPFETYEIVKKYLNDNSYLKTIWSYYDE
- the coaD gene encoding pantetheine-phosphate adenylyltransferase, coding for MQKDIYNYSGSYKKAIYSGTFDPITIGHLDIIKRASNIFEEVIISVAKSELKKPMYDHDKRVEFVKAATRNMENVKVIGFDTLLVDLAKDLKINTIIRGLRAVSDFEFELQMGYANSSLNKNLETVYLMPTLEHAFVSSTIVREIIRFEGKFDHLVPKEVIECM
- a CDS encoding IS256 family transposase; the protein is MKIEIDVEQFAKDIKAGKSIGGANGALGSLIKQLTEAALAAEIDSHLAQDLSNNRKNGYSSKTMKSDHGTFELDVPRDRNGNFEPEIVKKNQTTMTSEIEDKILSLFALGNSYSQIAKHIEDFYCVGFSKATISAVTDKIIPMLNDWKTRPLESVYPFVFLDAIHYKVKEDGKYIAKAFYTVLGVRVDGKKEVLGLYLNESEGAKFWLQVLTDLQNRGVKDILIASVDGLKGFPEAINSVFPNTEVQLCIVHQIRNSIKYVGSINQKQFAQELKSVYQAFTKDEALYELDKLEEKWGKKYPIVFQSWRNKWENLTVYFQYPEDIRRVIYTTNIIESVHRQFRTLTKTKGAFPNDDSLLKLLFMGIKNAQEKWTMPIRNWSLTLSQLAIHFEGRLDDSLNL
- the tmk gene encoding dTMP kinase, yielding MYVVLEGIDTAGKSTQLEILKSKFKEAVFTKEPGGTKLGIKLREMILSGEAQSSKAEMFMFLADRAEHTEEIILKNKDNLIISDRSFISGIAYALNEDMEKLIELNRFATSNNFPNKVILLELTKNELEKRLSKKENDSIEKRGSDYLLSIQDRLKQTILKLKIDYIFIDASDSIENIAQKIEDFIND
- a CDS encoding sulfite exporter TauE/SafE family protein, yielding MDINLIIFGLVTGFSSGFFGIGGGSILIPLLLLANYGMKEAVSISIMQMVFSSIYGSYLNFQKIKNFLRDGIILGIGSSFGGLTSGYFLPKVPDIYLQYLFIAVLLYTIYTLFKAPASTQIVAPRKSVITLIFIGYLVGIFAMSIGIGGSLILLPILVGFLKYDLKVATALGLFFVIFSSFGGFISTSLFGNMLFYEGLIIGVGSLIGVYFGIKIKEKTKSTSYKNFVLILNLLVLIVTIYKTFFD
- the argC gene encoding N-acetyl-gamma-glutamyl-phosphate reductase; this encodes MILYLRQKMKFKIFVDGQHGTTGLKIHDMLKDREELELLTIDEKDKKDIDKRKELLNSADLVFLCLPDVASKESVSLITNENVKVIDASTAFRTNPSWVYGIPELTSKQRDKIKNSKRVCVPGCHASGLIVAMKPLFKNKILGKGFKLICHSITGYSGGGTSMINDYENGNFDTIGGQRPYALSLNHKHLPEMKYVLKTDKAPIFTPSVGNFKQGMLVISYIEKSKMKKQLSRKELLNIYKRYYNNELFIRTIEDNDNYLENGLLNPMSCNNTNSLEISVYDNKTDLVVISRLDNLGKGASGAAVQCMNIMLGLEEKKGLEIKI
- a CDS encoding redoxin domain-containing protein, with product MSNKLKKIIKELLKYSIIFILVLNIVSYFKSQDLNNSSLDLNSFSLIDGSIYEAKSNKPLMIHFWATWCPICALEEQNIEKISKDFEVITIASQSGSNEEIKDYLEKNNLSFKVVNDEDGDLSNHFKVNAFPTTFIYDDKKNLKFSEVGYTSTFGLYLRMWWSK